In one Mucilaginibacter sp. PAMB04168 genomic region, the following are encoded:
- a CDS encoding serine acetyltransferase, with product MSFFTFIFQDWDANKGNIKGRVILLLFRIANFCSTRKIYYYIGFVYLLFYRILVEWFFSVEIPWNTKIGKNLRLYHGQALVMTNQVVIGENCTLRQSTTIGNKQLKDGGFSASPIIGNNVDIGSNVCIIGNIVIQDHVKIGCGTVVVKNVSPYSVVTGNPGVERRITSALTNSTTV from the coding sequence ATGTCCTTCTTTACTTTTATTTTTCAAGACTGGGATGCAAACAAAGGCAATATAAAAGGCCGTGTTATACTCCTGCTTTTCCGAATAGCTAATTTTTGCTCTACCCGTAAAATCTATTATTATATAGGTTTTGTGTACCTGTTATTTTACCGCATCTTGGTAGAGTGGTTCTTTAGTGTAGAAATACCATGGAACACTAAAATAGGCAAGAACCTGCGCCTGTATCATGGTCAGGCCTTAGTAATGACCAACCAGGTTGTGATTGGTGAAAACTGCACCTTAAGGCAAAGCACTACTATTGGCAATAAGCAATTAAAAGACGGTGGCTTTAGCGCTTCGCCAATTATTGGAAATAATGTAGACATAGGCAGCAACGTGTGCATAATAGGCAACATTGTAATTCAGGACCATGTTAAGATTGGTTGCGGAACTGTGGTGGTTAAAAACGTATCACCTTACAGCGTTGTAACCGGCAACCCCGGTGTTGAGAGAAGAATAACAAGTGCCCTAACAAATTCGACAACTGTATGA
- a CDS encoding glycosyltransferase family 4 protein, whose translation MKPRILFSVPTRHHVEIALDELDGLQELGYTCGQFSYAAKEGVTSTPGRLKVIVQNALSLIKTARQFKPDVIYLNSRLEALAGIRDFITISLFKTFYRQPVKFLLKSHGSDMAVLQSTKGTLQKLVLPYLRKNVTGWLFLSSEEKANIVDSGFLPADRVFVTKNIVRTNHFKKDPAFKAKLNVTESTQVLLFVGRLIPEKGINEVIEGFAKLPHNADVILIVVGWGTEEENLKKRCQELGINEKVIFTGFIPEQDVVSYYANSDILVFPTYFPEGFPMSLFNSVAAGLAVITTPTRAAADYLTEPVNCLWVEPQNSQSVYNAVQKLLNNPQLALSMRDNNVAKGESFSKKQVSLELAQIVNQSIKL comes from the coding sequence ATGAAACCGCGTATATTATTTAGTGTGCCCACCCGCCACCATGTTGAAATTGCGTTAGATGAGTTGGATGGCCTGCAGGAACTTGGATATACTTGCGGACAGTTCAGCTATGCAGCTAAAGAAGGTGTTACTTCTACGCCCGGCAGGTTGAAAGTAATTGTGCAAAATGCGCTTTCGCTCATTAAAACTGCCCGCCAGTTTAAACCCGATGTTATTTATTTAAACTCGAGGCTGGAAGCGCTTGCCGGCATACGCGATTTTATAACTATATCATTATTCAAAACTTTTTACCGGCAGCCTGTAAAGTTCCTGCTTAAATCGCATGGTTCAGACATGGCCGTACTGCAAAGCACCAAAGGTACTTTGCAAAAGCTGGTGCTCCCTTATTTACGAAAAAATGTAACGGGCTGGCTTTTTTTGTCGTCAGAAGAAAAGGCTAACATTGTGGATTCGGGCTTTTTGCCAGCTGATAGAGTGTTTGTAACTAAGAATATTGTACGCACTAATCATTTCAAAAAAGATCCGGCATTTAAAGCGAAACTTAATGTAACAGAAAGCACACAGGTTCTACTATTTGTTGGCCGACTAATACCCGAAAAAGGTATTAATGAAGTAATTGAAGGCTTTGCCAAACTACCGCACAATGCCGATGTGATATTGATAGTAGTGGGTTGGGGCACCGAAGAGGAAAACTTAAAAAAGCGATGCCAGGAGTTGGGCATTAATGAAAAAGTGATTTTTACCGGTTTCATACCCGAGCAGGATGTGGTTAGCTACTATGCCAACAGCGATATATTAGTTTTTCCTACTTATTTCCCTGAAGGGTTTCCAATGTCGCTGTTTAATTCGGTAGCTGCTGGTTTAGCCGTTATTACTACCCCTACCCGCGCCGCGGCAGACTACCTGACTGAGCCGGTTAATTGCCTGTGGGTTGAACCACAAAACAGCCAAAGCGTATACAACGCTGTACAAAAATTACTGAACAACCCCCAATTGGCACTAAGTATGCGGGATAATAATGTTGCCAAAGGTGAATCGTTCAGCAAAAAGCAGGTATCTTTGGAGCTCGCTCAAATAGTTAATCAGTCAATTAAATTGTAA
- a CDS encoding acyltransferase, with amino-acid sequence MWLITALKKLRNELLRRVIYRRYQIGPGFHSGIRVRIWARQKIVIGKNFYIGRDSFIESDVVIGDNVLWANRVALVGRYDHNYQQVGVPVRLASQIRDKDYNWLGLDNLTVIGDDVWVGYGCIIMSGVRIGTGSIIAAGSVVTKNVEPYSIYAGVPAKKIKDRFNSQQELEQHIKSA; translated from the coding sequence ATGTGGTTAATAACTGCTTTAAAAAAACTCAGAAACGAGCTGTTGCGTAGAGTAATTTACCGCAGATACCAGATTGGTCCTGGCTTTCACAGCGGTATCAGGGTACGGATTTGGGCGCGGCAGAAAATAGTTATTGGCAAAAACTTTTACATTGGCCGCGACTCATTTATTGAAAGCGACGTGGTTATTGGCGATAACGTACTTTGGGCAAACCGTGTTGCACTGGTAGGAAGGTACGATCATAATTACCAGCAGGTAGGCGTACCGGTTAGACTGGCCTCGCAAATACGTGATAAAGACTATAACTGGCTCGGCTTGGACAATCTTACCGTTATAGGTGACGACGTTTGGGTGGGCTATGGATGTATTATTATGAGTGGCGTTAGAATCGGCACCGGTTCCATTATCGCAGCCGGCTCTGTAGTTACCAAAAATGTAGAACCCTACTCTATTTATGCAGGAGTGCCTGCTAAAAAGATCAAAGACCGATTCAATTCTCAACAAGAATTAGAGCAACATATAAAAAGTGCCTAA
- a CDS encoding WecB/TagA/CpsF family glycosyltransferase, with the protein MLLQNQYSLSEYPIFDHNIDDLLTDNLPQKSVLINTINQYSFCMAAEDKDFKESLQHSDILLPDGVGVVAATRFLTGEKLHKIAGADAHGFLLKKLNKDGGKCFYLGASESTLKKIKEKLSKEYPNVKVGSYSPPFKKEFSDLDNADMVKAVNAYKPDVLFIGMTAPKQEKWAYQHKAQLNARVICTIGAVFDFYAGTVERPSKVWINLGLEWLGRLVHEPKRLWKRYLYYGPVFVGLILKEKFRPSAYKSIMHKASLN; encoded by the coding sequence ATGTTACTTCAAAATCAATACAGCTTATCCGAGTATCCGATTTTCGATCATAATATTGATGATCTTTTGACCGACAATTTACCCCAAAAATCTGTGCTGATTAATACCATAAACCAGTACTCGTTTTGCATGGCCGCTGAAGACAAAGATTTCAAGGAATCATTGCAACACTCGGACATACTACTTCCGGATGGCGTTGGTGTGGTTGCCGCTACACGCTTTTTAACCGGCGAGAAACTACATAAGATAGCCGGCGCAGATGCACATGGTTTCCTGCTTAAAAAATTGAATAAGGATGGTGGAAAATGTTTTTACTTGGGTGCATCAGAAAGCACTTTAAAAAAAATCAAAGAAAAGCTATCTAAGGAATATCCGAACGTTAAAGTTGGTTCTTACTCTCCCCCATTCAAAAAAGAATTTAGCGATTTGGATAACGCTGATATGGTTAAAGCGGTTAACGCTTACAAACCAGATGTATTGTTTATAGGCATGACTGCTCCTAAACAAGAAAAATGGGCTTACCAGCACAAAGCACAACTCAATGCCAGGGTTATATGCACTATAGGCGCCGTGTTTGATTTTTACGCAGGTACGGTTGAACGCCCAAGTAAGGTATGGATAAATTTGGGTTTAGAGTGGTTGGGCCGTTTGGTGCATGAGCCAAAGCGCTTATGGAAAAGATACCTGTACTACGGACCTGTATTTGTTGGATTAATATTGAAAGAAAAGTTTAGACCTAGCGCTTATAAGTCTATTATGCATAAAGCGTCGTTAAACTAG
- a CDS encoding right-handed parallel beta-helix repeat-containing protein, whose amino-acid sequence MKIFDNLYKAIGKTIALCLLTALSNSGYATVYYFSSSTGNDDYNSLQARNPATPWKSLSKLNTFFRNLNSGDSVLFKRGDVFNGSIIASKSGAVFSPIYLGAYGSGKTPEINGLATLTNWKQVKTGVFQTACEATGSLLLVNGAQKPMGRYPNAGYLSYESHQANSSITDKELADDINWTGAEVVIRKNRWIIDKSQVTSQAGGTLTYAAGTRDMPTNGYGYFIQKSAKTLDVFGEWYYDAAGKNMQVYFGSKNPNALAVKTSVVNNLVDIRRFNYITFENLSFTGAGNNTFNIIQAKNITIKNCSIDMTGAEAVYANYTPFMSVENCQINHSLSSGISFDAGCANSSILNNHIQNTGLIAGAGKSGSGTYEAITSFGDNTKIVKNTIDSVGYNGIYFGGNSSYVKNNYIAYFCLVKDDGGGIYIGDWTKTINKKVIGNIILHGVGNASGAGRSTSLQAEGIYIDDNSQSVTIASNTVAMCNNNGIKIHNAKDVTIHNNNVVNNGVQLRLEQDHYLATSSYIRNNKIRNNTFMSASPVQSTAKFSTHQDDLSEFGQLDSNYYYQPARKTATIEAATVKNGKNDFKNYNLANWKSTSGKDISSTEANSESMLFEYNASNSSKTVVLKNRYVDAHNNVYSGKINIGSYSSVVLLLSSRQPAKVSRVAAVDVPRSNAVSYLAANTSRSASSGRLQR is encoded by the coding sequence ATGAAAATATTTGATAACTTGTATAAAGCTATCGGTAAAACGATAGCTTTATGCTTGCTAACAGCACTATCTAACTCTGGATATGCTACAGTATATTACTTCTCCAGCTCAACTGGTAACGATGATTACAATAGTTTGCAGGCGCGCAATCCGGCCACACCCTGGAAATCCTTAAGTAAGCTAAACACATTTTTCAGGAACTTGAATTCGGGTGACTCTGTTCTTTTTAAAAGAGGTGATGTATTTAATGGCTCTATCATCGCATCAAAATCAGGCGCGGTATTTTCACCTATTTATCTTGGCGCCTATGGCAGTGGTAAAACACCCGAAATTAACGGCTTGGCCACATTAACCAACTGGAAACAGGTTAAAACAGGCGTATTCCAAACGGCATGTGAGGCAACCGGTTCATTGCTCTTAGTTAACGGCGCGCAAAAGCCTATGGGTAGATATCCTAATGCCGGTTACCTTTCATATGAGTCACACCAGGCTAACAGTTCAATTACTGACAAGGAACTCGCCGACGATATAAACTGGACTGGCGCTGAAGTGGTGATCCGTAAAAACAGGTGGATTATTGACAAGAGCCAAGTAACGTCACAGGCTGGTGGTACCTTAACCTATGCCGCCGGTACTCGCGATATGCCGACTAACGGATATGGTTATTTTATTCAAAAGAGCGCAAAAACACTTGATGTTTTTGGCGAGTGGTACTATGACGCTGCCGGAAAAAATATGCAAGTGTATTTCGGATCAAAAAATCCAAATGCGTTGGCTGTTAAAACATCGGTTGTAAACAACCTGGTAGATATACGCCGGTTCAATTACATCACTTTCGAAAATCTTTCGTTTACAGGCGCTGGCAATAACACTTTCAACATTATCCAGGCCAAAAACATTACCATTAAAAACTGTAGCATAGACATGACTGGCGCCGAAGCTGTATATGCAAACTACACGCCTTTTATGTCGGTTGAAAACTGTCAGATCAATCATTCATTAAGCAGTGGTATTTCTTTTGATGCCGGTTGCGCCAATTCGTCTATCCTAAATAATCACATCCAAAACACCGGACTAATAGCTGGTGCTGGTAAAAGTGGTTCGGGTACTTATGAAGCCATCACTTCGTTTGGCGATAACACCAAAATTGTAAAAAACACAATTGATAGTGTTGGATATAACGGCATATACTTCGGTGGTAACTCGTCTTATGTTAAGAATAATTATATAGCCTATTTTTGCCTTGTTAAGGATGATGGTGGTGGTATCTATATTGGCGACTGGACCAAGACTATCAACAAGAAAGTAATTGGTAACATTATACTACACGGTGTTGGCAATGCTTCGGGTGCAGGTCGGTCTACCTCTTTGCAGGCTGAAGGTATATACATTGACGATAACTCGCAAAGTGTAACTATAGCCAGCAACACTGTAGCAATGTGCAATAATAACGGTATTAAAATTCATAATGCGAAAGATGTAACCATCCACAACAACAATGTAGTGAATAATGGTGTACAGCTAAGATTAGAGCAGGACCATTACCTGGCAACCAGCAGCTACATCCGCAATAACAAAATTCGTAACAACACGTTCATGTCCGCTTCTCCGGTTCAGTCTACCGCTAAGTTTTCAACCCACCAGGATGATCTTAGCGAGTTTGGCCAACTTGACAGTAATTACTATTACCAGCCGGCCCGCAAAACAGCAACTATAGAGGCCGCGACAGTGAAGAACGGAAAAAATGATTTTAAAAATTATAACCTGGCTAATTGGAAATCAACCTCAGGTAAAGATATATCTTCTACAGAAGCTAACTCAGAGTCGATGTTGTTTGAGTACAATGCCAGCAATAGCAGCAAAACTGTGGTATTAAAAAATCGCTATGTGGATGCGCACAACAACGTTTATTCAGGTAAAATAAACATTGGTTCTTATTCATCGGTGGTGTTGCTTTTAAGCAGCAGGCAGCCCGCAAAAGTTTCGAGAGTGGCTGCAGTTGATGTGCCACGTAGTAACGCAGTAAGCTATTTGGCAGCTAATACCTCTCGCTCTGCATCTTCGGGCAGGCTGCAAAGGTAG
- a CDS encoding acyltransferase family protein yields MPLPELNNRINWIDNLRVVAITFVIGIHVTAYGVVNEFNKVGATNNWWACNFYESAFRCCVPFFLMLTGALLLPQELPLTAFLKKRLNRILWPAFFWGCVYVAYNFGIKYKNEGQAAFGNISPWLSTQLLDGPIYSYWYIYVLIGLYLIIPVLQPWIQKASNRALQYFLIIWVITLALNQFKAVPASSPIELRYFSGYVGFLILGHYLANRVIITKALKYLAVALIVTGFFITFTGTYLLSHKAGTFTASLYEYLTLNVVLLSAGGFIFIKSAFTGTPPDTLLNVRNFMTRYGFSIYLIHPLPLMFMVHFNLNYNLVTPLIGIPLTTIICLLITCFIAWAVSKLPYGRYITG; encoded by the coding sequence ATGCCGCTACCGGAGCTCAATAATCGTATTAACTGGATAGACAACTTACGGGTTGTAGCTATAACCTTTGTTATAGGCATCCATGTTACGGCTTATGGGGTAGTTAATGAGTTTAATAAGGTGGGTGCTACCAACAATTGGTGGGCTTGCAATTTCTACGAGTCGGCTTTTAGGTGCTGTGTCCCTTTTTTCCTGATGTTAACCGGCGCGTTATTGCTGCCGCAAGAATTACCCTTAACGGCATTTTTAAAAAAGAGACTTAACCGCATATTGTGGCCGGCTTTTTTTTGGGGGTGTGTTTATGTGGCCTATAATTTCGGCATCAAATATAAAAACGAGGGGCAGGCGGCATTTGGCAATATTAGCCCATGGTTAAGCACTCAATTGCTGGATGGCCCCATATACTCCTACTGGTACATTTATGTGCTTATTGGCCTGTACCTTATTATACCCGTACTACAGCCCTGGATACAAAAAGCCAGCAACCGCGCCTTGCAATACTTTTTAATTATATGGGTTATTACACTGGCTTTAAATCAATTTAAGGCCGTGCCTGCTTCATCTCCTATAGAGCTGCGGTATTTTAGTGGTTATGTTGGATTTTTAATACTTGGCCATTACCTGGCTAACCGCGTTATCATTACTAAAGCACTTAAATACCTTGCGGTGGCGCTTATAGTAACTGGTTTTTTCATAACTTTTACAGGCACGTATTTACTATCGCATAAGGCCGGTACTTTCACAGCATCCTTGTATGAATATCTTACGCTTAACGTAGTTTTGCTATCAGCAGGTGGCTTTATTTTTATTAAAAGCGCCTTTACCGGTACGCCGCCTGATACTTTATTGAACGTAAGAAATTTTATGACCCGGTACGGGTTTAGTATCTACCTGATTCACCCGTTACCACTTATGTTTATGGTTCACTTTAATTTGAACTATAATTTGGTAACCCCGTTAATAGGGATACCTTTAACTACCATTATTTGCCTGTTAATTACCTGCTTTATAGCATGGGCTGTTAGTAAACTACCTTACGGGAGGTACATAACAGGATAA